A stretch of DNA from Aliarcobacter thereius LMG 24486:
TTCCTGAAGCAGATGTTGTAATAACAAATCCAACACACTATGCAGTAGCTTTAAAATATGATAGTTCAGTAAATCAAGCTCCAATTGTAATTGCAAAAGGAATAGATTTTCTTGCTACAAGAATTAAAGAAGTAGCAAAGGAAAATAATATTACAATAGTTGAAAATCCAGCTTTAGCAAGAGCTTTATATGAACAAATAGAGTTAGATAAAGAAGTTCCATCAGAGTTTTATAAAGCTATTGCAGAGATATTTACATATATTTATGAACTTAAGAAAAAAAGGTAAGCTTTGAGAACTATTTTTATTTGTTTAATATTAATCTCTTTTCTAAATGCACAAACAAAAGAGTTTTATTATAGTTTTATGGGTTCTGAGGGGAAACAGATACCTGAAAAAACTCAAAAGCAGATAATTGAAACTTTACAAGATATTGATAGTGTAAGAGAGCTTTACTATGAGGGTTATCCAAAAGAAGCATTTGAAAAGATAGAAGAGATTAAAAATAATAATAAATTATCTATATTAAAATCAGAGATATTACTTTTATATGCAGAATTAACTCTTAAATTTCATACAAAGAAATTATTATTTGATGTAACAAATGAGCTTGAACAAGCTGTAAATGAAGGTTTTATAAATCAAGAGGATTTATTACAAGCATATTTACTTTTGGTTGAATTAAAATTATCAATAAATAAAATTGATGAAGCAAAGTACTATTCTGAAACTTTAATTAATATTTTTGAAGGAGAGAAAGCAAAGATTAGAGGTAAAATATCTTTATCAAAAATATATAGATATCAAAAGAACTATAGTGCTTCTATCAAAGTATTATATGAAGCACTAGCTTTAACAAATGATAGGAATGAAGCATCAAATATTGCAAATGAACTTTTTGATGTATATTTATTAGAAGGTAGAAAAGAAGAAGCAAAAGATGTTATGACTCAGATTCTTTTTCTTACACCATCATTTTATTCAAATGATTTTTTATTAGCAAATAAAAAAGTTGATACTCTTTTAAAATTAAATATAAATAATTTAGCAATAAGTATATTAAAAGATTTGATTCTTCAATCAAAGAAAGCTGATTTATCTTCAAAAAGTAAGTTTAAACTAGCAAATATATATATGAATCTTTATAAAGGTGAAAAAGAGTATTTAATGAATGCTAAAATTCTTTATAAAAATATAATGGATAATTATCCAAATAGTGAACTTTTTAATGATTCTAAAATGTATTATGATGAGATTAGAATGAGACAAAAAGAGATTACACCTTCTAAAGTTTCTGAAGATTATATAGAAGATGAAGATATGCAAAATAAGGCGGTTTTGCAAGAACTTTTAAATAACTATACAGATTTAAAATACGAAGATATAGTAAAATTAAGAAAAATATATGAGAAAATACCAAGAAAAACATTAAATAGATTTAATATAGAAAATACAGAATTTTATATAGATAACTCTTTTTATGAACTTATAAAATACTATATAAAAGAGAATGACTGTCTAAAATTAAGAGCTTTATTAAAAGATGTAAAACAAAAAATCTTAGAAAATATACTTGAAGAAGAGATACTAAAAGATGGATTGATATCTTGTATTAAAGAAGAACCAAGTAAAGATAATTATGAACAATTAAGAGAGATTTTAAAAGATACTAAAGATGAAAACATATATTTAGTTTTGGAAAATATTGCTTTTGGAATAGATAATATTGATGATGCTGTTTATTACTCTTCAAAAATTACAGGAAGTAAAAATAAAAAACTATTAGAAGAAGAATTTTTACTTAAATATCAAGTATTAAAACAGAAAAATGATAGTGTACTTTTTGATAGATTCTTAAAAAATAGTTTTACAGATAAAGATATTATTTTAAATAATAGTAATCATCCAATGATTATAGATTTTTATTATGATTTATATATGTATTTTGTAAAAAATGAAGATGAACCAAATGCTAAACAAACTATGAAAGATTTAGATATGTTTCAAAATAATTTTAAAGTATTTATATATTCTCCTTTAGTTGAATTTGAATTATCAAAAATCAACAAAGAAGCAAAAGAGTACAATAAGGCTATAGAAAATTTATTAAATGCTATAAAAAACACAAGAAATATAAAGAGCTCAGATGAGGTTAAAATCTATTATGAACTTGTGAATTTATATATACAAACAGATAATAAAGATAAAAAATCTGAATATTTACAAAAGTGTAAGGAAGTTAAAATTGAAGATAATTTATATAAGACAATGTGCGAGAGTATTAAGTGATAGATTTAGATGAAGTTTTAAATACTCTTGACTCTTCAAATTTAAATGTAGCTTTTGGAAGAATAAAAAACATATCAGCAATTACTTTAAGTGCAACGGGGCTTGATGTAGCTGTTGGGGATATAGTAAGAATTGAATCAGAACAGAAATTATATAGTGTTTTAGGAATGGTTACAGTTTTAAATAATGACTCTTTTATAATAGTTCCATTTTCCTTTATTGAAGGCTTTAAAATTAATGATAAAGTATATTTACAAAGAGATGGATTAACTATAAAGTGTGGAGATGGGCTTCTTGGAAGAGTTGTCAATGCTTTAGGAGAACCAATTGATGATAAAGGAAAAATAAGAGATATTGATGCAAATTGCACAATCAATAAAGAGTCTATTTCTCCACTTGAAAGAGGGATTATAGACCAAAGATTTTCAACAGGGGTAAAAGCAATTGATTCAATGCTAACTTCTGGGAAAGGTCAAAAAGTTGGTATTTTTGCTGGAAGTGGAGTTGGAAAATCTACACTTATGGGAATGATTGTAAAAGGTTGTCAAGCTACAATAAAGGTAATTGCACTTATTGGAGAAAGAGGTAGAGAGATACCTGAATTTATTCATTATAATTTAGATAATGATTTAGAAAATACTGTTATTGTAACTGCAACTTCAGATGAATCAGCTTTGATGAGAAAATATGGTGCATTTACAGCTATGGCTATTGCTGAATATTTTAGAGATAAAGGGCATGATGTACTTCTTATGATGGATAGTGTAACAAGATTTGCAATGGCACAAAGAGAGATAGGATTAAGTACAGGAGAACCACCAGTTAGCCGTGGTTATCCACCATCAGTTTTCTCACTATTACCACAGCTAATGGAAAGAGCTGGAAATAGTAAAAAGGGTTCAATTACAGCTTTTTTTACAGTTTTGGTCGATGGAGATGATATGAATGACCCAATTGCAGATCAAAGTAGATCTATTCTTGATGGACATATTGTATTAACAAGGGATTTAACAGAACAAGGTTTTTATCCTCCAATAAATGTATTGAAATCAGCTTCAAGGGTAATAGATAAGGTAGTTACAAAAGAACATTATAATGATTTTTTAAAGTTAAAAAGGATATTATCACTAATAAAAGAGAATGAAGTTTTAATAAGAGTTGGTGCATATAAAAAAGGTGCAGATTTAGAACTTGACAATGCTATATCAAAAAGAGAGAAAGCAAGAGCATTTCTTACTCAAGGAACTTTAGAAAAGTATAATTTTGATGAGATTGTCGCAAATTTAAAAAAGGTGTTACAATGATATCTCTAGATAGTACAATGTATAGATTAGGAAACTTAAATAATTATCAAGCAAAGTTAAGCTTTCAAATGGGTGGAAGTAAATTGCAGTATGGAAGTGATGATTCAGTTACATTTGGAAGAATAGTTCATACAGAAGATCAAATGAGATTAAACCAAGGTATAGTTTCTCAAATTGATAGAGCAAATGTGTTAAATAAATCATCTGATGCTGCTATTAATGAGATGAAAAAAATAATGGATACAATTACTCAACAACTTATCCAAGCAAATACTTCAACAACAGGAGTAGAAGGTTTAGTTGCTATTGCTCAGCAACTTGAAGGATTAAAACAAAATCTTTTTGATTTAGGAAATACACAAACAGAAGGACAATTTGTTTTTGCAGGAAGTGATGCTTCTGTAAAACCATTTTCTATGGATTCAGATGGAAAAGTTACATATAATGGAGATTCAAGTTTAAGAAAGATTGCAGTTGATGATGGTTCTTATAGAGAAAGAGGAGTAAATGGAATTGATGTTTTAACATTTGTTGCTGAATCAGCATATAAAGGTGGAACATTGAATTTTCAAGTTGGAGATAAAATTACAGACCAAGATGGAAATGAGTGGGTTTTAAATACAGCAACAAATGAATTAGAAAAAACAAATTGGGATGGTTCAAAAGATATTATTGCTGTTGTTCCTCCAATTGCTCCTGATAATAATTATACAGCAGCATTACCAAATACAGATGGAATAAAATTTGAAGCAAGAAGAAATACTTTTGATATGCTA
This window harbors:
- a CDS encoding tetratricopeptide repeat protein — protein: MRTIFICLILISFLNAQTKEFYYSFMGSEGKQIPEKTQKQIIETLQDIDSVRELYYEGYPKEAFEKIEEIKNNNKLSILKSEILLLYAELTLKFHTKKLLFDVTNELEQAVNEGFINQEDLLQAYLLLVELKLSINKIDEAKYYSETLINIFEGEKAKIRGKISLSKIYRYQKNYSASIKVLYEALALTNDRNEASNIANELFDVYLLEGRKEEAKDVMTQILFLTPSFYSNDFLLANKKVDTLLKLNINNLAISILKDLILQSKKADLSSKSKFKLANIYMNLYKGEKEYLMNAKILYKNIMDNYPNSELFNDSKMYYDEIRMRQKEITPSKVSEDYIEDEDMQNKAVLQELLNNYTDLKYEDIVKLRKIYEKIPRKTLNRFNIENTEFYIDNSFYELIKYYIKENDCLKLRALLKDVKQKILENILEEEILKDGLISCIKEEPSKDNYEQLREILKDTKDENIYLVLENIAFGIDNIDDAVYYSSKITGSKNKKLLEEEFLLKYQVLKQKNDSVLFDRFLKNSFTDKDIILNNSNHPMIIDFYYDLYMYFVKNEDEPNAKQTMKDLDMFQNNFKVFIYSPLVEFELSKINKEAKEYNKAIENLLNAIKNTRNIKSSDEVKIYYELVNLYIQTDNKDKKSEYLQKCKEVKIEDNLYKTMCESIK
- the fliI gene encoding flagellar protein export ATPase FliI; translation: MDLDEVLNTLDSSNLNVAFGRIKNISAITLSATGLDVAVGDIVRIESEQKLYSVLGMVTVLNNDSFIIVPFSFIEGFKINDKVYLQRDGLTIKCGDGLLGRVVNALGEPIDDKGKIRDIDANCTINKESISPLERGIIDQRFSTGVKAIDSMLTSGKGQKVGIFAGSGVGKSTLMGMIVKGCQATIKVIALIGERGREIPEFIHYNLDNDLENTVIVTATSDESALMRKYGAFTAMAIAEYFRDKGHDVLLMMDSVTRFAMAQREIGLSTGEPPVSRGYPPSVFSLLPQLMERAGNSKKGSITAFFTVLVDGDDMNDPIADQSRSILDGHIVLTRDLTEQGFYPPINVLKSASRVIDKVVTKEHYNDFLKLKRILSLIKENEVLIRVGAYKKGADLELDNAISKREKARAFLTQGTLEKYNFDEIVANLKKVLQ
- a CDS encoding flagellar biosynthesis protein FlgL, which produces MISLDSTMYRLGNLNNYQAKLSFQMGGSKLQYGSDDSVTFGRIVHTEDQMRLNQGIVSQIDRANVLNKSSDAAINEMKKIMDTITQQLIQANTSTTGVEGLVAIAQQLEGLKQNLFDLGNTQTEGQFVFAGSDASVKPFSMDSDGKVTYNGDSSLRKIAVDDGSYRERGVNGIDVLTFVAESAYKGGTLNFQVGDKITDQDGNEWVLNTATNELEKTNWDGSKDIIAVVPPIAPDNNYTAALPNTDGIKFEARRNTFDMLDDAIRSLRGLDEFGNPAFPGDDAANYNFRREGISQAVDDIKKVYDAAVIAHADLGGRNKTFEVTYERLNAKVTQLDILDRELASADPTQVTTNLKALEISFAAISFTINKTFELSLVNFMR